In Vibrio sp. 10N, the following proteins share a genomic window:
- a CDS encoding heavy metal translocating P-type ATPase — MFSINRQVSRLVMVTYTLNLSGLSCMGCVKKVRNALEQASTDIEINQLDKHALTVSTDANIDNIIQPIANLGFEAKPVWHFELSGLNCGKCVAKLQAQLETLDSSHTIELSKQSLTIESNLNVSLIQDNIEQTGFQAVLSDAPQPDIASDELNNPTENKPSDSAKASATSSPASSSSSSSIQLLIQGMTCASCVSSVEKALQSVTGVDKARVNLAEQSALVLTSLINSGIEQSLLQAVREAGYQGEIVEDLASTQKKQQLALQHHQAQQKRNTIWALAMGAPLMLWGVLGGSMTIQNSTDRLAWGAVGLLCLWLLATAGRAFYANAYQALKHKRATMDTLVALGTGAAWLYSMLVVLMPSWFPEASRHVYFEASAMIVGLISLGHFIEAKAKAKTNQSLQALMNLQPQVATAIIDNQDVSLAVSDIQLGMLLRIKPGEKIPVDGVVVEGDSYIDESMLTGEPIAALKAINDNVSAGTVNTDGSLVIKATGIGANTMLSRIIHLVRDAQSSKPAIAKLADSISAVFVPVVVAIALFAAMVWFFVGPEPKASYMLVVTTTVLIIACPCALGLATPLSITVGIGKAAQAGILIKDADALQKLSKVNAVVFDKTGTLTLGQPKVQSVHTLGLTDTELANLIVPLEKRSEHPLAKAVTEHWSGVTTNEPEHFENLKGKGVQGVVQGLKVVIASVNHIKSIGIDLQELEASLAQAAGHAHTPIIVVVENKPVALITIADEVKTDAISAITSLKAQGIHTIMLTGDNQHVAAVVGAQLGIDEVIAEILPDEKADHILSLKDRYQSVAMVGDGINDAPALAMADVGIAMGTGSDVAIESAPMTLLNSNPASVSYAISLSRATVRNIKQNLFGAFIYNTLGIPIAAGVLYPLFGFLLSPVFAGAAMALSSITVVTNANRLRNFHYKG; from the coding sequence ATGTTTAGCATTAATAGACAAGTATCGAGGTTGGTTATGGTCACTTACACACTCAATTTATCAGGCTTATCCTGTATGGGATGCGTAAAAAAAGTTCGCAATGCATTGGAGCAGGCATCGACGGATATTGAAATCAATCAGCTTGATAAACACGCGTTAACGGTCTCGACGGATGCCAATATCGATAACATTATCCAGCCTATCGCCAACCTAGGCTTTGAGGCGAAACCTGTTTGGCATTTTGAGCTTTCAGGTCTTAACTGTGGCAAGTGCGTTGCCAAGCTTCAGGCTCAACTTGAAACGCTTGATTCAAGCCACACTATCGAGCTAAGTAAGCAGTCACTTACTATTGAATCCAATCTCAATGTTAGTCTCATCCAAGACAACATTGAGCAGACAGGGTTTCAAGCAGTCTTGAGCGATGCCCCTCAACCCGACATTGCGAGCGACGAGCTAAACAATCCGACAGAAAATAAACCAAGTGATTCTGCCAAAGCATCAGCCACCAGCTCACCAGCTTCTTCTTCGTCTTCTTCGAGCATTCAACTGCTTATTCAGGGAATGACCTGCGCCAGCTGCGTCTCATCTGTCGAAAAAGCACTGCAATCAGTAACGGGCGTTGACAAAGCGCGCGTTAACCTCGCAGAGCAAAGCGCGTTAGTACTTACTAGCTTAATTAACTCAGGTATCGAGCAATCGCTACTTCAAGCTGTCAGGGAAGCCGGCTATCAAGGTGAGATAGTTGAAGACTTAGCCTCAACACAGAAAAAGCAGCAGCTAGCGCTACAGCACCATCAAGCGCAGCAAAAGCGCAATACGATTTGGGCACTAGCCATGGGCGCGCCTCTCATGCTGTGGGGTGTACTCGGTGGCAGTATGACAATACAAAACTCAACGGATCGGCTTGCTTGGGGTGCTGTGGGCTTGCTATGTCTGTGGCTTCTTGCCACCGCTGGCCGTGCCTTTTATGCCAACGCCTACCAAGCTCTTAAGCACAAACGCGCAACCATGGATACTTTGGTCGCCCTTGGCACGGGTGCTGCTTGGCTTTACTCCATGCTAGTTGTGCTTATGCCATCTTGGTTCCCAGAAGCGTCACGCCATGTCTATTTTGAAGCGAGCGCGATGATTGTCGGTTTGATCTCACTTGGACACTTTATTGAAGCGAAAGCGAAAGCGAAGACTAATCAGTCATTGCAAGCGCTTATGAACTTACAACCTCAAGTGGCTACCGCCATTATTGACAACCAAGATGTCAGTCTTGCAGTGAGTGACATCCAACTCGGTATGCTGTTGCGAATTAAACCCGGTGAGAAAATCCCAGTCGATGGCGTGGTTGTTGAAGGTGACAGCTACATCGACGAGTCCATGCTGACCGGAGAGCCTATCGCCGCACTAAAGGCCATCAACGACAATGTTTCCGCAGGCACGGTTAACACCGATGGAAGTTTGGTCATTAAAGCAACCGGGATTGGCGCCAATACCATGCTGTCGCGTATTATTCATCTAGTCCGCGATGCCCAAAGTAGTAAACCGGCCATCGCCAAACTTGCCGATTCCATCTCTGCCGTGTTCGTTCCTGTTGTCGTCGCCATCGCTCTGTTTGCGGCGATGGTATGGTTTTTTGTCGGGCCAGAACCGAAAGCCAGCTACATGTTAGTGGTAACGACCACTGTGCTCATCATCGCTTGCCCATGCGCCCTCGGGCTGGCAACGCCTTTATCGATTACCGTCGGCATTGGAAAAGCCGCACAGGCCGGCATTCTGATTAAGGATGCCGATGCATTGCAAAAACTGAGTAAAGTCAACGCAGTGGTGTTTGATAAAACAGGCACCTTGACGCTCGGCCAACCCAAAGTGCAGTCAGTGCATACCCTGGGTTTGACCGACACAGAGTTAGCCAATTTAATCGTACCGCTAGAGAAACGGTCTGAGCACCCGCTCGCCAAAGCAGTAACGGAGCATTGGAGTGGCGTCACTACCAACGAGCCGGAACACTTTGAAAACCTCAAAGGTAAGGGAGTTCAGGGCGTTGTGCAGGGGCTTAAGGTAGTGATTGCGTCAGTTAATCACATTAAGTCCATAGGTATCGACCTTCAAGAGCTCGAAGCTTCATTGGCCCAAGCCGCCGGTCATGCCCATACACCAATTATCGTCGTTGTAGAAAATAAACCGGTAGCACTTATCACCATTGCCGATGAAGTAAAAACAGATGCCATCAGCGCAATTACCTCACTGAAAGCACAAGGCATTCATACCATCATGCTAACCGGTGACAATCAACACGTTGCTGCCGTCGTTGGAGCACAGCTAGGTATCGATGAAGTCATCGCCGAAATCTTGCCAGACGAGAAAGCCGACCACATCCTATCACTGAAGGATCGCTACCAGAGCGTGGCCATGGTCGGTGATGGCATTAATGATGCGCCTGCACTTGCAATGGCGGATGTTGGGATCGCAATGGGAACAGGCAGCGATGTCGCCATTGAAAGCGCACCGATGACACTGCTAAATAGCAATCCAGCCAGCGTCAGTTATGCGATATCCTTATCGCGCGCCACCGTTCGCAACATCAAACAGAACTTGTTTGGCGCCTTCATCTACAACACCTTGGGTATCCCTATTGCTGCTGGGGTACTGTATCCTCTGTTCGGTTTTTTACTTAGCCCTGTGTTCGCGGGCGCTGCGATGGCACTTTCATCCATTACTGTCGTAACAAATGCCAACAGATTAAGAAACTTTCATTACAAGGGCTAG
- a CDS encoding DUF2057 family protein codes for MKKIVIALMTLLVACGVKASEDSVLSLSRGIVVHVVNGKAVDKEWLVSQQLLNLPAGENQILVTLEQPVPYNTMKEKHRSNPIVLEFTLPEGESELSYRLFRDKADARAFEQSLDFSLLDTIGSPIDFDATVLHTSGFVGFEDFLELIRQHNKN; via the coding sequence ATGAAAAAGATAGTAATAGCTCTGATGACATTGTTAGTCGCTTGCGGTGTAAAAGCGAGCGAGGACAGTGTTCTATCTCTGAGCAGAGGTATCGTGGTACACGTGGTTAATGGTAAAGCGGTCGATAAAGAGTGGTTAGTTAGCCAGCAGTTGTTGAATTTGCCAGCAGGCGAGAATCAGATTTTAGTGACACTTGAGCAGCCAGTTCCCTACAACACTATGAAGGAAAAACATCGCTCAAACCCTATCGTGTTGGAGTTTACCCTTCCAGAAGGCGAGAGTGAGTTATCTTATCGTCTATTTCGTGACAAGGCGGATGCCCGAGCATTTGAGCAAAGCTTAGATTTTTCCCTGTTAGATACGATCGGTAGTCCAATTGACTTTGACGCGACCGTGTTACATACCTCAGGTTTTGTCGGCTTTGAAGACTTCCTTGAGCTGATTCGCCAGCATAATAAAAACTAG
- the gltX gene encoding glutamate--tRNA ligase yields MTVKTRFAPSPTGYLHVGGARTALYSWLFAKNQGGEFVLRIEDTDLERNSQEAVDAILEGMQWMGLEWDEGPYYQSKRFDRYNEMVEKLLAEDKAYKCYAPKELLEEIRAEQEANKEIPRYDANHPKIVAANAAAKDGDPCVIRFRNPKEGSVVFDDQIRGRIEIANSQMDDLIIRRTDGAPTYNFVVVVDDWDMGITHVVRGEDHINNTPRQINIYEALGAPVPTFAHCAMILGDDGAKLSKRHGAVSVMQYRDEGYLPNALNNYLVRLGWSHGDQEIFSQEEMINLFSLNAISKSASAFNTDKLNWLNNHYIKTSEPEYVAKHLQWHLDEQKLSTDNGPAITEVIKLVGERCNTLVELAEQIRYFYEDFSEFEAGAAKKHLRGVAKQPLEVALAKVEALEEWTTANIKDQVIAAVCEELEIGMGKIGMPLRVAVTGGGQSPSVDAVMELVGKERVIARIKMALEFIAEREANA; encoded by the coding sequence ATGACGGTTAAAACACGTTTTGCTCCAAGCCCAACTGGCTATCTTCACGTCGGTGGTGCGCGTACTGCACTTTACTCTTGGTTATTTGCTAAAAACCAAGGCGGTGAATTCGTTCTACGTATTGAAGATACGGATCTTGAGCGTAACTCTCAGGAAGCGGTAGATGCGATCCTTGAAGGTATGCAGTGGATGGGGCTTGAGTGGGACGAGGGCCCGTACTACCAGTCGAAGCGTTTTGATCGTTACAACGAAATGGTTGAAAAGCTACTTGCTGAAGACAAAGCATACAAGTGCTATGCACCAAAAGAGCTGCTTGAAGAGATCCGCGCTGAGCAAGAAGCAAATAAAGAGATCCCTCGTTACGATGCTAATCATCCGAAAATCGTTGCAGCAAATGCAGCGGCGAAAGATGGTGACCCATGCGTGATTCGTTTCCGCAACCCGAAAGAGGGCAGCGTAGTATTTGATGACCAAATTCGTGGTCGTATCGAGATTGCTAACAGCCAAATGGATGACCTGATCATCCGCCGTACTGATGGTGCGCCTACTTACAACTTCGTTGTTGTGGTAGATGACTGGGATATGGGTATTACTCACGTGGTTCGTGGTGAAGACCACATCAACAACACACCGCGTCAGATCAATATCTATGAAGCTCTAGGTGCGCCAGTTCCGACATTCGCTCACTGTGCAATGATCCTAGGTGATGACGGTGCTAAGTTGTCAAAGCGTCACGGCGCCGTATCGGTTATGCAATATCGTGACGAAGGCTACTTGCCAAATGCACTTAACAACTACTTGGTGCGTCTAGGCTGGTCTCACGGTGACCAAGAAATTTTCTCTCAAGAAGAGATGATTAACTTGTTCTCATTGAATGCAATCTCTAAGTCAGCATCAGCGTTCAACACAGATAAACTAAACTGGCTGAACAACCACTACATCAAGACATCTGAGCCTGAGTATGTTGCTAAGCACCTGCAATGGCACCTAGATGAGCAGAAGCTAAGCACAGATAATGGCCCTGCTATCACAGAAGTGATCAAGCTAGTGGGTGAGCGTTGTAATACGCTTGTTGAGCTTGCTGAGCAAATCCGTTACTTCTACGAAGATTTCTCTGAGTTTGAAGCGGGTGCAGCGAAGAAACACCTACGTGGCGTCGCTAAGCAGCCATTAGAAGTTGCGCTTGCTAAAGTAGAAGCGCTAGAAGAGTGGACAACGGCAAACATCAAAGATCAGGTGATTGCTGCGGTTTGTGAAGAGCTAGAAATCGGCATGGGTAAAATCGGCATGCCACTTCGCGTTGCTGTGACTGGTGGTGGTCAATCGCCTTCAGTTGATGCCGTTATGGAGCTTGTTGGCAAAGAGCGTGTGATTGCTCGCATTAAGATGGCGCTAGAGTTTATCGCTGAGCGAGAAGCAAACGCATAA
- the dxs gene encoding 1-deoxy-D-xylulose-5-phosphate synthase translates to MTLDISKYPTLTLANTPEELRLMPKESLPKLCEELRTYLLNSVSQSSGHLASGLGTVELTVALHYVYNTPFDQLIWDVGHQAYPHKILTGRREQLSTIRQKDGLHPFPWREESEYDTLSVGHSSTSISAGLGMAISAAKEDKDRKVVSVIGDGAITAGMAFEALNHAGDVHPDMLVILNDNEMSISENVGALNNHLAQVLSGSLYTSIREGGKKALSGLPPIKELVKRTEEHLKGMIVPGTLFEELGFNYIGPVDGHDVNELVKTLKNMRELKGPQFLHIMTKKGKGYEPAEKDPIGYHGVPKFDPSHSSLPKSSSSKPTYSKIFGDFLCDMAAQDPSLMAITPAMREGSGMVRFSKEYPGQYFDVAIAEQHAVTLATGMAIAGNKPIVAIYSTFLQRGYDQLIHDVAIMDLPVMFAIDRAGLVGADGQTHQGAFDLSFMRCIPNMVIMAPSDENECRQMLYTGHTHTGPSAVRYPRGSGNGTTPEAEFTALEIGKGRIVREGEKVAILSFGTFLDNALVAADNLNATVADMRFVKPLDEALIRELCDSHDVLVTLEENAIAGGAGAGVIEFMMSEKLMKPVLNLGLPDKFIAQGTQDELHAELGLDAAGIEASIRDYISK, encoded by the coding sequence ATGACACTTGATATTTCAAAGTATCCGACACTGACATTAGCAAACACGCCAGAAGAACTTCGCCTAATGCCGAAGGAATCTTTACCGAAGCTGTGTGAAGAGCTTAGGACGTATTTGCTAAATTCAGTGAGCCAGTCTAGTGGACACTTGGCTTCCGGACTTGGCACGGTAGAACTCACCGTTGCCTTACACTACGTCTACAATACGCCGTTCGACCAACTTATTTGGGATGTTGGCCATCAAGCCTACCCGCATAAGATTTTAACCGGTCGTCGTGAGCAGCTTTCAACTATCCGTCAAAAAGATGGTCTGCACCCATTCCCGTGGCGTGAAGAGAGTGAATACGACACGCTGTCTGTTGGCCACTCTTCAACGTCTATCAGTGCTGGACTTGGCATGGCGATTTCCGCTGCCAAAGAAGATAAAGACCGCAAAGTCGTCAGCGTGATTGGTGATGGTGCTATCACCGCAGGTATGGCGTTTGAAGCACTAAACCACGCAGGTGACGTACACCCAGACATGCTTGTTATCCTTAACGACAATGAAATGTCGATTTCGGAAAACGTGGGTGCACTCAATAACCACCTTGCTCAAGTGCTGTCTGGAAGCCTGTACACCTCTATCCGTGAAGGTGGCAAAAAAGCGCTATCTGGCCTACCACCAATCAAAGAGTTGGTTAAGCGCACCGAAGAGCACCTTAAAGGCATGATCGTACCAGGAACCTTGTTTGAAGAGCTTGGTTTCAATTACATCGGGCCTGTCGATGGCCACGATGTGAATGAACTGGTCAAAACACTGAAGAACATGCGTGAGCTCAAAGGCCCGCAGTTCTTGCATATCATGACCAAGAAAGGCAAAGGCTACGAGCCGGCAGAAAAAGACCCTATCGGCTATCACGGCGTACCTAAATTTGACCCTTCGCACTCAAGCTTGCCGAAAAGCAGCTCAAGCAAACCAACATACTCGAAAATCTTTGGTGATTTCTTATGTGATATGGCGGCGCAAGACCCTTCACTAATGGCGATTACGCCGGCGATGCGTGAAGGCTCGGGTATGGTTCGCTTCTCTAAAGAATATCCTGGTCAGTATTTTGATGTCGCTATCGCTGAGCAGCATGCAGTGACGCTAGCAACAGGTATGGCGATTGCGGGTAACAAGCCTATCGTCGCGATCTACTCGACTTTCCTACAGCGTGGCTACGACCAGCTGATCCACGATGTCGCCATCATGGATCTGCCAGTGATGTTCGCTATCGACCGTGCAGGCCTTGTTGGTGCCGATGGTCAAACTCACCAAGGTGCGTTTGACCTGAGCTTTATGCGCTGCATTCCAAACATGGTGATCATGGCTCCAAGTGATGAAAACGAGTGTCGTCAGATGCTTTACACAGGTCACACGCACACAGGTCCAAGTGCCGTTCGCTATCCTCGTGGCAGCGGTAATGGCACGACGCCAGAAGCTGAGTTTACTGCTTTGGAAATCGGTAAAGGTCGCATTGTTCGCGAAGGTGAGAAAGTCGCGATTTTGTCCTTTGGTACCTTCCTAGACAATGCGTTGGTCGCGGCAGACAACCTCAATGCTACCGTGGCTGACATGCGATTTGTTAAACCTCTTGATGAGGCGCTTATCCGTGAGCTATGTGACAGTCATGATGTGCTGGTCACACTCGAAGAAAACGCTATCGCAGGCGGCGCTGGTGCGGGTGTGATTGAGTTTATGATGAGTGAGAAGCTGATGAAACCTGTGCTTAACCTTGGTCTACCTGACAAGTTTATCGCGCAAGGCACACAAGATGAGCTCCATGCGGAACTTGGCCTTGACGCTGCTGGTATCGAAGCCTCTATTCGCGATTACATCTCTAAGTAG
- a CDS encoding porin → MRHLFLALLTLVSFGSSAASSYIEGNIQFNSTYLYESKTTAKMEAGHTFDTDTTVRFKIEDIPIGQTPHSHHHHHNNVYYGHSARAPLTTLGIEQKFQLSKNFWLGAGYEHLMQLGETMQYRPLFKIGYDFDEGISLSHRTRVEAYAQHDRWGYKPDIDYRFDNKIAYQLKSHPIKLHYNNVIHMGGAYYPYYNYRDNAMDHEFRLTLTKYAFQPYFEYKSQGHFRTPYYPRGTANSAFVVGGSYHF, encoded by the coding sequence TTGCGACATTTATTTTTGGCGCTGTTAACTCTTGTGAGTTTTGGTTCAAGCGCAGCATCCTCATACATCGAAGGCAACATCCAATTCAACAGTACGTATCTCTACGAATCAAAAACCACCGCTAAGATGGAAGCGGGGCATACGTTTGATACGGACACGACCGTCCGTTTTAAGATTGAAGATATTCCTATCGGTCAAACGCCACATAGTCATCACCATCATCATAACAATGTCTATTACGGGCACTCAGCGCGTGCTCCTCTTACGACACTTGGGATCGAGCAGAAGTTTCAATTATCGAAAAACTTTTGGTTAGGAGCCGGGTACGAGCATCTGATGCAGCTTGGTGAGACAATGCAATATCGTCCATTGTTTAAGATTGGCTATGACTTTGATGAGGGGATATCGCTGAGTCATCGAACGCGTGTCGAAGCGTATGCTCAGCATGATCGTTGGGGTTATAAGCCAGATATCGACTATCGTTTTGACAACAAGATTGCGTACCAACTGAAGTCGCATCCTATCAAATTGCACTACAACAATGTGATTCACATGGGCGGAGCTTACTACCCGTATTACAACTATCGTGATAATGCGATGGATCATGAATTTAGGCTGACGCTAACGAAATATGCGTTTCAACCCTATTTTGAATACAAAAGCCAAGGGCATTTTAGAACACCTTACTACCCACGTGGTACTGCAAACTCGGCGTTTGTTGTGGGCGGTAGCTACCACTTCTAA
- a CDS encoding oligogalacturonate-specific porin KdgM family protein: MKKVLALTALAVASTSAFAGSSYVTGNVQFHSTYLQGAKQTSTLEAGHTFDSNTTLLVEFDGIPLGKIDPSAANNPLPFTTLGAEQVFNINDNFWVAAGYHHLIQAGETFQYRPLIKIGYNFDNGISLSNRTRHHIQADDVRGGVKTNDETRLDNKIAYAFQDQPLAVSYNNIYVIKQGDADNSMDHELRATWTRSGVQPYIEYRNQANNENNALVFGASYGF; this comes from the coding sequence ATGAAAAAAGTTCTCGCTCTTACAGCTCTAGCAGTAGCTTCAACAAGCGCATTCGCTGGTTCTTCTTACGTAACAGGTAACGTTCAATTTCACTCTACTTACCTACAAGGCGCGAAACAGACGTCTACACTAGAAGCCGGTCATACTTTTGATTCAAACACCACGCTATTAGTGGAGTTTGACGGTATTCCTCTAGGTAAAATTGACCCAAGCGCTGCAAACAACCCTCTTCCGTTCACGACTCTAGGTGCTGAGCAAGTGTTCAACATCAATGACAATTTCTGGGTAGCAGCAGGTTACCATCACCTAATTCAAGCGGGTGAGACGTTCCAGTACCGTCCACTTATCAAAATCGGTTACAACTTCGATAACGGTATCTCTCTGAGCAACCGTACTCGTCACCACATCCAAGCAGATGACGTACGTGGTGGTGTAAAAACTAACGACGAAACTCGTCTAGATAACAAAATCGCTTACGCTTTCCAAGATCAACCTCTAGCGGTTAGCTACAACAACATTTACGTGATTAAGCAAGGTGATGCGGATAACTCTATGGATCACGAGCTTCGTGCTACATGGACTCGTAGCGGCGTTCAACCATACATCGAGTACCGTAACCAAGCGAACAACGAAAACAACGCATTGGTATTTGGTGCATCTTACGGCTTCTAA
- a CDS encoding DUF411 domain-containing protein, with protein sequence MSTNKRMIKLATLSLAMLTGSAFATSVLTYKSPYCGCCKDWVTHMEDAGFTVTVEDHKNMNPIKQKLGITPELASCHTAVIGDYVFEGHIPADDIKAFLDNPPKGAKGLAVPGMPVGSPGMEYGDQKDPYHVYAYNEKGQVFSYRSHNM encoded by the coding sequence ATGTCGACCAATAAACGAATGATCAAACTGGCCACCCTGTCATTGGCCATGCTAACTGGCTCGGCGTTTGCGACCAGCGTACTCACATACAAATCGCCATATTGTGGCTGTTGTAAAGACTGGGTCACCCACATGGAAGATGCTGGCTTTACGGTGACGGTAGAAGACCACAAGAACATGAACCCTATCAAACAGAAGCTGGGCATCACACCTGAGCTTGCGTCCTGCCACACTGCAGTGATTGGTGACTACGTGTTTGAAGGCCATATCCCTGCTGATGATATTAAAGCGTTTTTAGACAATCCTCCCAAAGGAGCGAAAGGTCTTGCGGTTCCGGGCATGCCTGTTGGCTCTCCAGGTATGGAATATGGTGATCAAAAAGACCCATACCACGTTTATGCTTACAATGAAAAAGGGCAAGTCTTTTCTTACCGCTCGCATAATATGTAA
- a CDS encoding IS1182 family transposase, which translates to MLQEPSPQQYELEMVTMEQLVPQNHLVRKIDNAIDFEFIRDEVAHLYCKDNGRPPVDPVRLFKIILLGYLFGIKSERQLVKEIEVNVAYRWFLRMSLTEKVIHASTLSQNRIRRFNGTDVFERIFNNIVLQAMEKGLVAGQELFTDSTHLKANANKNKHMNRLRPVSAGAYLDMLNEDVAADRESEGKNPFKETPPKTDVKNTKVSTTDPESGFMTRDNKPQGFFYLDHRTVDGKHGIIVDTYATPGNVNDSQPYIRRLDHTLEQFNLNPIAVGIDAGYFTAPVAESLERRSILGVFGYRRPSRTKNKFKKKDFKYQKETDTYRCPEGQELIYKTTTRAGYRSYASDPKQCAFCPVRDDCTKSENMQKVITRHLYSETVERANQMRLSSYGKKTYRRRSETVERSFADAKQHHGHRYARYRGLAKVQMQCWLAAAAQNIKKIALVVSYLRKMGLNKTEISQILASVCRFKPYSLQNAI; encoded by the coding sequence ATGCTTCAAGAACCTTCTCCTCAGCAATACGAACTCGAAATGGTGACCATGGAACAGCTTGTTCCACAAAATCATCTCGTTCGTAAAATTGATAATGCTATCGACTTCGAGTTCATCAGAGACGAAGTGGCGCATCTATACTGCAAAGACAATGGCCGACCGCCTGTAGACCCTGTTCGCTTATTCAAAATCATTTTGCTTGGCTACCTATTCGGCATCAAAAGTGAGCGCCAACTGGTCAAAGAAATTGAAGTAAACGTCGCCTATCGTTGGTTCTTACGAATGTCACTGACCGAAAAAGTTATCCATGCTTCGACGTTAAGCCAGAACCGAATTCGACGCTTCAATGGTACTGACGTCTTTGAGCGCATCTTCAACAACATAGTGCTTCAAGCGATGGAGAAAGGCTTAGTCGCAGGACAGGAGCTCTTCACTGACAGTACACACCTTAAAGCCAATGCTAACAAGAACAAGCACATGAATCGTCTGCGTCCAGTTAGTGCAGGCGCTTATCTTGATATGCTGAATGAAGATGTGGCTGCAGACCGAGAATCTGAAGGTAAAAATCCATTCAAAGAGACGCCACCAAAGACAGACGTCAAAAACACTAAAGTCAGCACCACCGACCCTGAAAGTGGCTTTATGACACGAGACAATAAGCCTCAAGGCTTCTTCTATCTTGACCACCGAACCGTGGATGGTAAGCACGGTATCATCGTAGACACATACGCAACACCGGGGAATGTGAATGACTCACAGCCCTATATCCGTCGTCTCGATCACACACTAGAGCAGTTCAACCTCAATCCTATCGCAGTTGGTATCGATGCAGGTTACTTCACTGCGCCTGTTGCTGAATCACTCGAGCGCCGCAGTATATTAGGTGTGTTCGGGTATCGCCGCCCATCAAGAACTAAGAACAAATTTAAGAAGAAAGACTTCAAATACCAAAAAGAGACCGATACCTATCGCTGTCCAGAAGGGCAAGAACTTATCTATAAAACCACAACACGCGCAGGCTATCGCTCATACGCTTCAGACCCGAAACAATGTGCGTTTTGCCCCGTTCGGGACGACTGTACTAAGAGTGAAAATATGCAGAAGGTCATAACGCGTCACCTTTATAGTGAGACGGTGGAGCGAGCCAATCAAATGCGACTCTCTAGCTACGGAAAGAAGACGTATCGGAGGCGAAGTGAAACAGTAGAACGAAGCTTCGCCGATGCAAAACAACACCATGGCCACCGTTACGCGCGCTACCGCGGTCTCGCAAAAGTGCAAATGCAATGTTGGTTAGCCGCTGCCGCTCAAAACATCAAGAAGATAGCGTTGGTGGTGAGCTATCTGCGAAAAATGGGCCTAAATAAGACAGAAATAAGTCAAATACTGGCCTCTGTATGCCGATTTAAGCCTTACTCACTTCAGAACGCTATCTAA
- a CDS encoding DUF2799 domain-containing protein, which yields MRNWTTIGAMLLTMVLAGCATTNLPTDGSTESWSQFGYEEGQKGFVKKDQEWLDLTKDSLFSAYSEGYEKGRQEYCSQDAYRLGIMGKPYAGVCDELDWRFRLRYNDGRSSQSMGRL from the coding sequence ATGAGAAACTGGACGACAATAGGAGCCATGTTGCTCACGATGGTATTAGCGGGATGCGCGACGACGAATTTGCCAACGGATGGCTCCACGGAATCTTGGAGCCAATTCGGATATGAAGAAGGTCAAAAGGGATTCGTCAAGAAGGATCAAGAATGGCTAGATTTAACCAAGGATTCACTCTTTAGCGCTTATTCCGAAGGGTATGAAAAAGGGCGTCAAGAATACTGTAGCCAAGATGCTTACCGGCTAGGGATTATGGGCAAGCCATATGCTGGCGTATGCGATGAGTTGGATTGGCGATTTCGCTTGAGGTATAACGATGGCCGATCTAGTCAGAGTATGGGACGGCTATAA